The Candidatus Micrarchaeia archaeon genome includes a region encoding these proteins:
- a CDS encoding NUDIX hydrolase yields the protein MEDKLILSGCLLINKNKEILLLKRKDHGHYETPGGKVETTENLINIQILRENAERELREEVGSDFEIDNLVFFSNVVFTTPDGRKAIANKFTTNLISEEPKINEPELFSEIKWIPISAIDSVNLSPDLRIIAPLIKERL from the coding sequence ATGGAAGACAAATTAATTTTATCTGGATGCTTATTAATAAACAAAAATAAGGAAATTTTACTATTAAAAAGAAAAGATCACGGACATTATGAAACTCCTGGTGGAAAAGTCGAAACAACTGAGAATTTAATAAATATTCAAATTTTAAGAGAAAATGCTGAAAGAGAATTAAGAGAAGAAGTAGGAAGTGATTTTGAAATTGATAATCTAGTATTTTTTTCAAATGTAGTATTTACTACTCCAGACGGCAGAAAAGCAATTGCTAATAAATTTACTACTAATTTAATTAGTGAAGAGCCTAAAATAAATGAACCTGAATTATTCAGTGAAATTAAATGGATACCAATAAGCGCAATAGATTCAGTTAATTTATCTCCTGATTTGAGAATAATAGCGCCTTTAATAAAAGAAAGGCTCTAA
- a CDS encoding inositol-3-phosphate synthase, producing the protein MGKIKVGVVGVGNCFAGLYQGLEYYRRTNNTVVGIMNDKLGDYSWKDIEFVSAWDVSKHKVRKELSEAQYAKPNFVDYVKDMPKTEVIVKESPRLDGVGKYVEDWFDPIEQTKPIDELKKEILNEIREKQVDVIVNYLPVGSEKAVEFWADICLETKTAFVNCMPVFIASNEEWNNKFKQAGVPVIGDDIKSQVGATIIHRVLSKLCDDRGAKIKHTYQLNVGGNTDFKNMLERERLVSKKISKTESVQSQLTERLNEDDIHIGPSDFIPFLKNTKICFIKMEANSWADVPFKIDLKLEVDDKANSGGVVVDAIRLVKIAKDRNLGGSIDEASAYLFKHPRVQYSDSEAKELIQKFVNA; encoded by the coding sequence ATGGGAAAAATAAAAGTAGGCGTAGTAGGAGTAGGAAATTGTTTTGCTGGTTTATATCAAGGTTTAGAATATTATAGAAGAACAAATAATACAGTTGTAGGCATAATGAATGATAAGTTGGGGGATTATTCATGGAAAGATATTGAGTTTGTATCTGCATGGGATGTTTCAAAGCATAAAGTTAGAAAAGAATTGAGTGAAGCACAATATGCAAAACCTAATTTTGTTGATTATGTTAAGGATATGCCAAAAACAGAAGTAATTGTTAAAGAATCACCAAGATTAGATGGGGTAGGTAAATATGTTGAAGATTGGTTTGATCCAATTGAACAGACTAAACCCATTGATGAATTAAAAAAAGAGATATTAAATGAAATAAGAGAAAAACAAGTAGATGTTATTGTAAATTATCTGCCTGTTGGTTCTGAAAAAGCAGTTGAATTTTGGGCAGATATATGTTTAGAAACTAAAACTGCTTTTGTAAATTGTATGCCTGTTTTTATTGCTTCTAATGAAGAATGGAATAATAAATTCAAACAAGCAGGAGTTCCTGTTATTGGTGATGATATTAAATCCCAAGTAGGGGCAACCATTATACATCGTGTTTTGTCTAAATTATGTGATGATAGAGGTGCTAAAATTAAACATACTTATCAGTTAAATGTTGGGGGAAATACAGATTTTAAAAATATGCTTGAAAGAGAAAGGTTAGTCTCTAAAAAAATATCTAAAACCGAGTCTGTTCAAAGCCAGTTAACAGAGCGTCTTAATGAAGATGATATACATATTGGTCCAAGTGATTTTATACCTTTTTTAAAAAATACCAAAATATGTTTTATTAAAATGGAAGCAAATTCATGGGCAGATGTTCCTTTTAAAATTGATTTAAAATTAGAAGTTGATGACAAAGCAAATTCTGGAGGAGTAGTAGTAGATGCTATTAGATTAGTGAAGATAGCAAAAGATAGAAATTTAGGGGGTTCAATAGATGAAGCTTCAGCTTATTTATTTAAACACCCGCGCGTTCAATACTCAGATTCAGAAGCAAAAGAGTTAATACAAAAATTTGTAAATGCTTAG
- a CDS encoding helix-turn-helix transcriptional regulator, translating to MGKPLNRLEKHTQINNIWIYVLSLLKKRDLHAYTLNQEIKNKFGFKPSRIMMYLILYKLEEENMIESYLKERRKYYKITKKGEEEIKKAKLYLTNLSKKI from the coding sequence ATGGGAAAACCATTAAATAGACTTGAAAAACATACTCAAATAAATAATATTTGGATTTATGTTTTATCCTTATTAAAAAAAAGAGATTTACACGCATATACTTTAAATCAAGAAATAAAAAATAAATTTGGATTTAAACCAAGCAGAATAATGATGTATCTAATTTTATACAAATTAGAAGAAGAGAATATGATTGAATCATATTTAAAAGAAAGAAGAAAATACTATAAAATAACAAAAAAAGGAGAAGAAGAAATAAAAAAAGCTAAATTATATCTGACTAATTTATCAAAAAAAATATAG